The nucleotide sequence agttgtttatataaatgagattttaaataaaaaaccataatttgtgggattaaaaatattaaattaaaaatatactattgtgtgtgtgtgtaaacattggtacattcatcaaaattaaccaaaaaaattattgtatcaaaacattgttacattcttcaaaatcacaaaaaaaaaaaaattatcctttGATATTTATATACATATGTACTGGTCTGGAAATctttgaaaagaaataaaaatttcaacccCACCACTTGAACAAAATAATAGCTAAAATTATGCAAAAAGAGAATATAAGGATTGTGACAAATGTGCAATACTACAACAATGTGGGAAACAACTATAAATACATAAAGATGGCAGGACCACCAGTGCAAAAATCATACATTAGTTGGCAGAAAACGACAAATACAGTGATATGGGCACCTAATGCTTACTGGTGCACGTCATACATTtaagaaggaaaaataaaataaaaatagcaaaaATATAGAATAGAAGGTTAGGACAAAATAtagaaatacaaaaaataaagaggAAAAGAATAGAATATGATTATATTGTGGATATTGCGGCAAACCCAGACCTTCCATGCTCAGAGGGATGAGAGAGACAGCCATAGAGGTTCAAGTTAGATAGAGttctttttagagagagagagagagagagagagagagattagatGGTGGGAGAGGAGGATACGGGGAGGGTTTAAGAGAGGTTTTTAGGTTCACCAACTGGTGGTTAGAGATTGAGCTCCTTAACCAAACACTTGATCTTCACCATCCAAACCAATTAAGCAAAGGCCATTAGCCCTTGAATTCAATTgttgaattgaagaagaagcaagTAGTAAAGCCAATGACTTTTCCCAACTGGGTTTCAAGCAAAAGCACTTATTAGAAAAGCAGAGTTGCCCACCAAAGCCTTAAACAACCCCCCCCACACCCCATTTCTGGAAGTAGAAAGGAAAGTCATCATTTTTCTTGAGTAGCAGTAGAAACTGAAAAAACTTGTTTCTCTCTGTGAGTGTGAGTCTGACGTGGGGTTTGAATTTGATTCAGTGATGGAAGGAGAATATCTATGATtgcaaaaaagcaaaaaaaaaaaaaaagaaagtgaaaTTCATATCTCTCAATTATTTTCCAACACactaaagttcttttttttttctgtctttTTTGTGTTGTTAAATAAATATACTTGTTGTTGTTGGGATCGGAAAGTTTGGTTCTGAGACGATCGGGTGATGTTCTCTAAAGACTTTTCTGTTCCCCACACAACCCACAGCTCTTAAGGGTTTCCAGGTATTTTTCTATCttccatttcttttctttttttactttaattatCTTTTAGCTGCTCTCTGTCTGTCTCACTCATgaatttctccttttcttcgGTTCCGttgttctctctctttctttttgtttgttaaaatgATGAtccattaatttcttttttggaAGTACAGAGTTAGtagatttatttttattgttcttATCAtcaatttatctaaaaatattgttCTTATATGTTTAATTTTTCCTTCTGTTGGATTGATTTCTGAATTCTGATtctgtttgcatatatatatatatatatatatatatagagagagagagagagagagagagagatatgttcATTCTTTTTAAGAGGTTCTATGTAATTTACAATCATCAATTGGAAGCTTTCAAACTGAAAAAAGTTGTATAAATCCTTTGATTGCCAGGAACCTAAAAAGTTCATATGTCGGCATCACGTATGTTAAGTTCAGTTCTTGCATACAAAGATTGCTGTTTGGATGCTTAATTCCGCTGTTTGCTGGGCATTAATAATGAGCTTCTGTATGTTGGTagtaaattttgttttggtttgattttcttcTGTGAGGATTGCCTGGAATTCCAAGTAGAAATTTTTTCTCTACTTGTTCTTAGTAGTTTGCTTTAATGCATTGGCTTATACTGGTGTGAGTGAGTAATAATATACTCACTATTAAATTCCTGAATTCCTGCAAACTTACTAGTTAGTTTTTCGAATATGGTACGGTTTTGCCAATGATGGAAGTTCTACTCCTTTTTCAGTCTTCGGGATGAGTATGTAGTTGGGCTCATATAACTGGTTCAGGGGTTGAGAGAGCTATGTCAACTTACTATGCTGGTTCGAATAATCAAAAAGATGCTACGCCAATGCTCTATTTAAGGGAACCACCTTTGCCTAGTTCTTATCCAGAAGCACCTCTTCTTACTGGTAACATGATGATGTATATGAACTCTGGGTCATACTCGGATGCAGTGGCTGGGAGTTCTCAGCAGCAAAACAACTGCATTGAAGTAATCTCCTCAGTGGAGGGTTCAGATTCCAACCAGCAGCAGCACGATGTCCTATCGCATCTTGGTGGAACGCGTATTGGAGAGCTGGGATTCAGTCCATGGAGGGAGGGTAGAAATGAGATGCTAGTTACGCACCCCATGGGTAGTTCTTCAGGTATTCTTCATGGTGGACAGAACTTGCAAGGTCAGGGGTTGTCCCTCAGCCTGAGTACACAAATCCCATCAGGAATGCAAATGCCTTCTATCTCATACCGCAATCCCAATATGGGTTTTGCTTCATTCTTAAGTCCTAACCCATCCGTTTCAAGTGAGGGTGACGGCAGGAATGGCTCTTTTAGAGATGAGCAGCCAAGAAATGTTGAATATTTGCCATCTGGTTTTCCGGGAGGCAATCCAGATTCAAGTAAAGGGGATTTGTCTCCATATGGGATGTCAAGTATTGCAAGAACCATTCCCCATAACAAATACCTCAAAGCAGCACAACAACTGCTTGATGAAGTCGTCAATGTCCAGAAAGCACTTAAGCAACATGATAGAGAGAAGAACCAAAGCACACACGATCATCATAAGAGTTTCAAGGAGGGAGATGATGGATCAAAGAATGATTTGGAGAGTGGAGTATCTTCAAACCCTCAAGAGTCGGCCAGTAACTCACCATGTGAGCTTTCACATGCCGAGAAACAAGAGTTGCAAAGCAAGTTGACGAAACTTCTGTCAATGCTAGATGAGGTATGAGCAATGCATATAGTTTTATGTCTCTTTATGAGTTAATTATATGATCAATCTTGCTTGTCTCGTCAGTTGGTCATAATGTTAAGAGCTTAAAATCAATTTTAGTTGCAAATTTGATTGGCAGTATCCTTTCGTCTTCGTTCTTTCTATGCTGTGATGATTGCTTTGTTTGGAGTTTAGATGACTACGACACCTGCCTTTATCACTTCTCATGTGTGTGATGAGTGTGCATGATTAGGCAGGTGATATTATGTAGCATGTTTATTACCAGTGATCGGTATGCTTTTATGTTCATGATATTGTTCTGTTCTCTTAGGCTCATAGTTACTGGTTTCACGATAATGACTGAAAGGATCAATGATATGtttctttaattttgaaaaatacaaaatacgAAAGGAACAAGATATGCAGTAGCAGTCTACTCaagcaaaacgaaacaaaatgcTAATGATTTTGTTGTTGAGCTTCTGCCAATATCTGATTGTTCCAACTGAAAATAACTGATTAATGATGTAGTCTTACAGTGATGCATTGATAGATAAACCAACATCTGGTAACGATTCCATTTCAGTTTTCTTCTTTGATTCAGACATACTTAAATGAAGATGAAGTTTCAAAAATTTCAAAGAGTTCTGAGTATAACCTTTCATGTCTAAGTGATGTTTTCACTGGTAATTAATTGATCCTTCATCTTTCCAGTTGAAGCATCTGTAGCCTTGCATTTTGTTTGACTGACATGTGAAAAAGTTGGGACTTTTAATCTTTCTCCCAACGGAATTATCTCCGACTATTCGTAAGGTTTCTTATGTGTCTAAATTGAACGGGATGCAATGGAATGAAGCATAACACCCTTATGTGAAAATATTGGGGTAATTCATCCCCTGATTTGCTTGTCAACATGTCTATTGATTCCCCCGTATGTTTATGGACCCTGATGGAACATCAAGGTAATCCTTCTATGTTGACAGTTGACGGAAGTACCCTGTTCTGCAAAGAATCAAAAACAGTATAAGATGCAGAATTGACCGAAGTTACCATTGTTAACTGTTGATGCAGGAGGAGAAGGACAACGCCATTATTTGGGGCCAAAATTTCCATGGTCCCTGAGTTGCTCATGATAATATTTCTAGTGTTCGTGTCTGTTAATTTATGTGATTTACATCAGCAGCAGCTAATGGTTACGTAAAATATTTATACGATCATTTTTTCTTTGAGGATGTtttaagaggtcgcacttggtgcgatggcaagtgccttcgcccatgagcggtaggtctcgggttcgagacttgggagcagcctctccataaatgggggtaaggctagccgacattcacctctcccagaccctgcgtaaagcgggagccttgtgcactgggtacgaccgaTGTTTTAGGAAGTTTGTGGTTGTGGTTGGTTGTTTCTCGTTGTAAGCCTTTGTCTGATAGATTGGAGCTCCTATTTGTCCCATGAGGTGTAATGGTGTTTATATCACAATCACAGGTTGACAGACGGTACAAGCAGTATTATCATCAGATGCAGATTGTTGTATCATCATTTGATGTGATAGCGGGAGGTGGGTCAGCTAAACCGTACACAGCAGTAGCCTTGCAGACTATTTCACGCCACTTTCGGTGCTTACGTGATGCAATCACAGGCCAGATACAAGCAACCCGTAAAAGCCTTGGGGAGCAAGGTGCCTCAGGAAGCATGAAAGGAGTTGGAATATCTCGCCTCCGTTATGTGGACCAGCATCTCAGGCAGCAGAGGGCCCTTCAGCAGCTTGGCATGATGCAACAACATGCATGGAGACCACAAAGAGGTTTGCCGGAAAGCTCTGTCTCAATTCTGCGAGCATGGCTATTTGAGCATTTCCTTCATCCGTAAATCCTGACTTGAACCCTTTTCTCAATTTATTTTCCAGAAAGCTTAATTGATCGAAATATATCAGAGTTCCTGACGTAATTTAATGTTAATATTGATATTTTCCAGCTATCCGAAGGATTCTGATAAGATCCTGCTAGCAAGGCAGACAGGCTTGACTAGAAGTCAGGTAATGACAAAGTAATCGTGTTTTACATAGCATTTTTCCTTAGGTACCacctacatacatacatacatacatacataacaGAGAGTAAGATCTATTATCTTTCGACTCTAATACGTATACCATCTTGATCCTCGCTAAATTCTATTGAATTAGGATATGGATAATTGTTTCATTCTGCAGGTTCTTGCAGCAACAAGAATGCTGCATAAACAAACAAGTCACATTTATAACGAAAATCGATCATTGAGTACCATGCTTACAGTTTAATTTGAAATAACTCGATATCTGAAAGTTCGTGTACTTTTTTGCTGCGGCACAGGTCTCAAACTGGTTTATAAATGCACGAGTGCGTCTCTGGAAGCCCATGGTTGAGGAGATGTACAAAGAAGAGGCTGGTGATGCCGAGATGGATTCCAACTCTTCATCTGAGAATGCACCTCAAACAAAAGAAGGTGACAACACGAGGCCCATGGAAGCCGGAGTACAAGATATGCAACCTAGTGCAAGTTCGACAGGCACTGAGAGATGCAGCACTGGACAATTTATGGACTCCAAATCCAACCATTTCCATGACGTGGAAATGGCTGGATCCGCTGGGGTTGCCAGTTTCCAGAATGTGACTTGTCACGAAGCTGAAGCTGAGTACGGGCTCGTGAAGCTTAGAGAGGGGCAAAGGCCTGGTATGGATGGATCTGGTCTCATTTCTGATGCAAATGTTCAGACTGATAGGAACAATGAGAGGTATATGGCAGCAGCTGCTGTGTACCAGATGCCGGAGCTGGGGAGATTTGGAAGTGGAAGCGGGGTGTCTCTGACATTGGGATTGCAGCATTGTGACGGTGGCGGTAGCCTACCCATCTCTAGTGGGACTCATCACGGTTTTGTTGCCGTGAGAGGGGACGATTTATACAACCCTGCAGCTTCTTCTGTAGGATCTGAGACAGCAGATTTTGAATGCCTTGATTCCGGGAACCAGCAGCAACACAGATTTAGTTCCTCCCATCTATTACGTGATTTCGTAGTGTGAAAGATGCTTCATTGCATATCCACATTGGTTACTTCCAAACTATTTTTGGCTTGGGGGAGAAGGAAACAACAGACAGTGAGAGGCTTTCGACCGCTTGTTCAGGAACATTCGACTTTGCGTTGCAAATGGCGAAAAGGAACGTCGCTCTCCTCCGGACACTGGAAACATACTACTAGTACAGTTGTAATATATGAAGAAATTGATTGAAGGTCTACATATTTGTAAAAATCAGATACATATTCTTTTGTTTAGTATGTTGAAAAGGTACAATCAGTGCCAAACTCTGTTAATGGTATTGAACAAAATAGACTTGGGTGTCACCGGGGATATGTCGCCGTGTGAATGAGTGTACTCACACGAGAATATACCTCCGTTGATATGCAAGAATCCGGCCTCCTGTTTTCAGGACTTGATTCTTGAAAACACTTGACAACAGAACTTTCAAAACCTTTCATAAGACTATTAAATTCTTGACAAATTTTCCTGCTTTTGGGTGAACATTTGGCGACACTTTCACTAAGAAGATCTAACGCTAACGAGCATCTGAATCAGCTAAAAGCCTAAAAGTATCCAAGTCAACTTGCAGTTGTTACAAATTTGCAGTCTGCAGATTCATATACAGAAGAAAGAGAAGCCGAGCACAGCAGTTTCTTACCTACCATCTGCATTTTTCAAAAGGGACTTGCCTACAGAGCCTACGGTATCCCTGACCAAAGCCTTAAACGATGAGTATGAAGCCTTCATAGTTACGACATATTGTGTTAGGTTATCTACATTCCCCCAAAGGCTTAGCCTCTCTGGATGGTTTACCTGAGAAGAAaagttaaaagtaaaatttatagCTTCctgaaaactaaatttaaaaagcaTGAGTGTTCATTAAGCGATTTATCAGATCATCGGAACAGAGGATCTTGAAGACTATTCGAAATTCAGAAGAGCTGCACATTACCTTTTCTGTAGAACCTTTACATCTTCCTGCAACAATCGACTTTCCAAGAACATATCACCACAGTCATGCAAGTCAACAGTCTTCAAATCAAAGTCTTGATGTCCACAGCTCTCGTTCCACTCGAACCACCTCTTCAAAATCAATTCCTTCCTGCAGCAGATTAAGCGACTTTCCTCTTCAGGCGAATCAGCAGCAACCAATCTATAGACGTATACTTTCTTCTTTTGTCCTGGTCGAAATGTCCGGCCTATTGCCTGGCGAGTTACTGAAGGGTTCAAAGGAACATCAACAATTAGGATGCGAGAAGCCCCCACTAGAGAGATTCCTTCTCCACAGGCTCTAATGGAGCCAAAGAAGACTTTCGCATCAGCTGAATTGTTAAAGCTTTCTACAGACTGTTCCCTAAGCGTTGAATTTGAATCGCCGGTAACCACAAAAATTTCCTTGTTTAGACTCCAACCCTTTAGCTTCACTGCTAATCTCTCCATAAATTTCAGCGGCAGGATATACTGGCTGAACACCAGCAGCTTCTCACGAGTTGATTCACACAGGCGTAGTAAACTAAGAAAGAAATTAGCTTTAACTCCATCTTTCACATTTATTTTTTCTACAATTGTATCCATCTTGTCATTACCAATTTCACAGCCTTTTTCGCCAGTCAATGAACATTTCTCTGTAAGAGATTTCAACTCTGGATGCATATAAACAAGGCTACCCACAGAAGCTTTCTTGAAGTAATCcagtttcttcatttttttcacttCAAGCTCCTGTCTTGAACTAAGGTTGAGTAGTACGGTATAATCAACAAGACCGGGGAGTTTGTCCAGAGAATCTCCTTTGTAGTAATGCAGGACCTTCCTGGTCATCTCTCGAAGATCTTGTATGACAGCCTCTTTCCTTTTATAATCTTCATCTTTCTGGAGAGTGTATTCTATCAAGTCAAATAGAGCTGAATTTGTACCAGTTTTTAATTGTCTCCTCGCACCTGATATTTGTACTCTACTCATGATACGCTTAGCCACATCCCGGGAAGTATCCAATTTCAGAAACTTTGGACGAACAAGATTTAAAATGTTGAAAACTTCTTTCACATGATTCTGATAAAGGGTTCCTGAGAGGACTACTTTTAGAGGTGTTTGGACTCTTGCAAGGGACTGTAGCAAATTGGTATTGTCATTCCTTGGAGTGTGGCCTTCATCTAAAATCAGAATGCTAGGGACCTTCAACAGCATTTCTCGACAATCAACTGATGCTTTACTGGTCCCATTGTCACACATTATGGTGGAGAACTGTTGATAACCAAGAAAAAGGATGCTCTTCAGCTCTACCCACTTCTTTAAAATAACCAGCTGCCGGGACCGGTTCTCTGCTTTTGAAGTGTATAGATCATGCAACGGAATGTCCTCCACTTGCCATTTCTGGAACTCTTGCTTCCATGTAGCCAAAATACCTTTAGGTAGAACGATCAATGGTCTAGCATAGGGAAATCTAACCAGGAAACTCTGAACAAAACTTATAATCAACAACGTCTTTCCAGAACCAGGGGCATGGGCCAAAATGCAACCCCCTGGATTATCACCCAGCAAGTTGCTAGCGAGAAAGTTAAAGCCCTCCACTTGATGTGGTTTCATTTTATTTCGGTGCCTTGGATGAGCAGAAATTTCTGTTGCCATTAGATTGTCCCTAGTAGATTTCAGTCCAACTGAGAAATTCTGAGCTGACTCGGTATAGTTAGCATTCCGTGACTCACACATGTAAGTTCGTCTGGTCCTTTTAGCCTGTTAATAGAGAAACAAGGATGAAGGATATTTTAATGATTAAACTCATGTTTAAACAAATAGCTGCATAAAATAGTCCAGTACAGAGTACATATACCTTCACACTAACAGGTAGAATGGCTTATTTCTCCCTACTCAAGACTTCGGAGTTTTCCAAATATATCCAGCATCTAATTTCAGGAACTATTATAATGACCTCCCATGACTAATTCACAAGTTCATTCATACGGtagtgatatttttttattttttgagaagACATATGGTAGTGCTATTCAAACACCACTTTTTACCTcgcacacacccttgttaagttttatcattgatcttctttaaaTGATTTGATTCAATGGCTGGAAATTGAGAGGGgagtgtgagaggtaaaaatgggtgtcAATAGCACCACCCCATCATATTAAACCTTATCTAATGGAATAACTTgcagaaaacaagaaaaaagaacGAGTACCTTGCTATATTGGAACTCAAACATGGTTTCAATTCCTTGTTGGACAACTCCACAGATACGGCAAACTAACCCAAGATCATCCTTCAGGATGCAAATGTGATCACATTCTTCCCCACATTCACCTGATGTTTCATCAGCTAAAGGATCAACAGCAAAATCCTAGGAGAAGCAGGCAAcacatatttaatataatttggAAAAAACcagagactacaaagatggaaaGTTTGGTGCAAAAtcaatgatcattttttttgtatgcTCAAAGCTATCGAATGCAGATACCTTGGAACATTCTATTGCCACTGTCATTTCCTTCCATATGTCTGCTAGATCACCTTCCTCTATATCGTTTTTCTGATATTGTTCTTTAAACTGGAAAGTGTCATGATTACCTTCCCCAACCACCTTATCACAATCATGTTCTTCATTAACATGCTCACATTTGTCTGTCCCAGAATCCATGTTATCAGCCAGAACTCCTACCTCTGTTCTTGCAGCTATCCACTCCATATTTTCTCTAGTCTCTCTGTAATTAATTTGACCATTCCACTCCTCTTTCTCACATGCTCTTTGATTCCCGTTTCCAATCACCATATGGAATGCTACACCAGCATTTATATCTTTGTCTATCCCAGTATCAATTTCGCCGGGCAGAGTTTCCAACTTTTCTGTCCGAGTGCTCAACACATACTCCTGAAAcgagtaaaattaaaatatgatgaACAAGCCAATCCATATGCATATTAGGATAACTAGGAAATGGTACAATAAGTTGTAGACCAATCACCATATCTTCTACTACATCTTCGGTTATTCCAATCTTGATTTGTCCAGGCAAAGTTCCCAAATCTTCTGTCTGACCTATGCTCACTTCACAATCCTGAGCCAGTAAAATATATTCATCATGCCATTGCCAGTCATAAGCATACACACGATAACagtgaaaatgatttgaaaaatgaGTTACAGGTCAATCACCATATTGTCTTCTGACCCAATGTATACATCTTTATCTATCCAAACATCCACTTTTCCAGGTGGAGTTCTCACcttttctctctcatctctacTCTCTGAACAATCCTGAAACAGAATATGATGATCATGCCAGTCAATATGGATACACGATAacaatgaaaatgatttgaaaaatgaATTGGTCAATCACCATATTGTCTTCTAAACCAATATATACATCTTTATCTGTCCAAATATCAACTTTTCCAGGTGGAGTTTTCaactcttctctctctaaacaatCCTGAAAAAGAATATGATGACCATTAGAACCAAAATGGATAACAGGGAAAACAATCTGAATAATGGGTTCTAGACCAATACCGCATTGTTTGCTGTACCAACATTTGCATCTTTATCCATCCCCAGACAGTTCTTTCCAAGTTGAGTTTCCAACTCTTCACTCTGGTCTGTGCTCACTAAACAATCCTGAAACAGAAGATGATGGCCATGAAAACCAATATGcacttaaaaaagaaaacaatttgaatAATGAGTTCTAAACACCAATCACCATATCGTCTGCTGCACCAACATCTACATCTTTATCTATCCAAATGTCGAATCCTCCAAGCAGAGTTTCGAACTCATTACTCTGATCTTTGCCCGTTACATACTCCTGAAAAGGAATATGATGGCCATGCCAATCAATACACACATATAGGATAACACGAAACACATTTTTGAACAATGAGTGGAGAACGTAAAACttcaaatgaaaacaaatagtACATGGACAAAATTAAGTTTCAATTATTGAGTAAGATAGTCACTTGTTCCAAATACTTTGGCAAGTTAGATGTCTTTCTAATTTGATATAGTATGTAGTTCAAATGCAAGCCAAACTTGGTGTCTCTTGAGTTGGTAGGTTTTGACTTATGCTACTAAATTCTTTTCACTTTAGTGATAATCCAACAATGTGTCACATTCTAAATTGGCCCTCATCAGACCAACGGTAATGAAACCAATTGTGCTACTCATACCAGTCAATCGTTATAATTTTAGGCAAGCTACTATAGTATTTCAAATGCAGGGGAAGAACATACTGGCAAGTTCTTCTTCAGAAATCTTCCAACA is from Malus sylvestris chromosome 5, drMalSylv7.2, whole genome shotgun sequence and encodes:
- the LOC126623771 gene encoding protein CHROMATIN REMODELING 35-like isoform X2, which gives rise to MIESIVCYLILSAGGVVISQGCFAASMDHHQIFIDIEDDIPKNSTVVALPVIALSSDDEDEGNRKKPLHLYQKDVLELEPPPHGHQQVVDMDDENRNNATETVPPVVVLGSDDEDDGSKRLVLHQKVVLEPVGRFLKKNLPEYVTGKDQSNEFETLLGGFDIWIDKDVDVGAADDMDCLVSTDQSEELETQLGKNCLGMDKDANVGTANNADCLEREELKTPPGKVDIWTDKDVYIGLEDNMDCSESRDEREKVRTPPGKVDVWIDKDVYIGSEDNMDCEVSIGQTEDLGTLPGQIKIGITEDVVEDMEYVLSTRTEKLETLPGEIDTGIDKDINAGVAFHMVIGNGNQRACEKEEWNGQINYRETRENMEWIAARTEVGVLADNMDSGTDKCEHVNEEHDCDKVVGEGNHDTFQFKEQYQKNDIEEGDLADIWKEMTVAIECSKDFAVDPLADETSGECGEECDHICILKDDLGLVCRICGVVQQGIETMFEFQYSKAKRTRRTYMCESRNANYTESAQNFSVGLKSTRDNLMATEISAHPRHRNKMKPHQVEGFNFLASNLLGDNPGGCILAHAPGSGKTLLIISFVQSFLVRFPYARPLIVLPKGILATWKQEFQKWQVEDIPLHDLYTSKAENRSRQLVILKKWVELKSILFLGYQQFSTIMCDNGTSKASVDCREMLLKVPSILILDEGHTPRNDNTNLLQSLARVQTPLKVVLSGTLYQNHVKEVFNILNLVRPKFLKLDTSRDVAKRIMSRVQISGARRQLKTGTNSALFDLIEYTLQKDEDYKRKEAVIQDLREMTRKVLHYYKGDSLDKLPGLVDYTVLLNLSSRQELEVKKMKKLDYFKKASVGSLVYMHPELKSLTEKCSLTGEKGCEIGNDKMDTIVEKINVKDGVKANFFLSLLRLCESTREKLLVFSQYILPLKFMERLAVKLKGWSLNKEIFVVTGDSNSTLREQSVESFNNSADAKVFFGSIRACGEGISLVGASRILIVDVPLNPSVTRQAIGRTFRPGQKKKVYVYRLVAADSPEEESRLICCRKELILKRWFEWNESCGHQDFDLKTVDLHDCGDMFLESRLLQEDVKVLQKR